A single region of the Brachypodium distachyon strain Bd21 chromosome 3, Brachypodium_distachyon_v3.0, whole genome shotgun sequence genome encodes:
- the LOC100842470 gene encoding protein FAM91A1 isoform X2 — MQQQMAATVEEQMMVKAIRDECPWETLSKRIQAAVVSKEEWHRRIVDYCVRKRLPWNSCFARKVCKEGEYYEDLMRYLRKNLALYPYHLADYICRVMRISSFRYYCDVLFEAMKNEQPYDSIPNFTAADALRITGVGRNEFIDIMNKCRSKKIMWKLNKSIAKELLPAQPADIAIEPWWGVRFVNFTLEEFKKLSEEETSAIDKICKEEVNSYVLFDPEVINGLYKRGGVYYDVPVYPDDRFRVSRLEGFVSNKDQSYEDPIEELLYAVFVVSSENATVAELAKTLQADLYQLQSAASFACRLGWAVKLMDTDSVLRDSSTAALPINILGDDDDGSRTSINSEKSCQELLSNDSDGPRKISGTAYVGFVVDANVTSYLMMGSLSPGLKSHAVTLYEAGKLGYSCIADLCNDLASLEGKKFEGVLQEFANHAFSLRCFLECLLSGGTSPTESSEGNYQVCHLPDDLSSSLSKEGTEEGVGNVIENGGVSHKTRDPADDGQDGDISQQEHTTIDSDGSPHSTTISERKESIVNNDFDGSQTVTQKDSSQTTELDGLAGNTSVPKTKRNYRVNILRCESLASLAPSTLERLLLRDYDIVVSMIPLPYSSVIPSSAGPVHFGPPSYSSMTPWMKLALYTSGSCGPISAIFMKGQRLRLLPEPLASCEKALIWSWDHSVVGGLGGIFEGNLVKGSLLLHYLNSMTKHSAVIVQPLSINDLDETGNLVTMDVPLPLKDVDGSIASVIAGTDLPEEQMSNLTSLLEDLSFKVELSTVGYLRLVRLHRLSESFELTEKESYEWIPLSLEFGIPLFNPNLCERICERVFASHILQKDDISEHYESMQNVRKRLRELCTEYQATGPTARLLNQRGGGSKTSPRQLMNIVSGRWSPFHDSLTPTNGGSPHEHVRLNLGRRQKCFTEVLSFDGSILRSHALAPVYEAATRSVTEDQPSPSAVKLESEDSGTKDVVLPGVNLIFDGAELHPFDISACLQARQPISLIAEASAASLAMK; from the exons TATGAGGATTTGATGCGCTATCTCCGCAAAAATCTCGCA TTATATCCATACCATCTTGCAGACTACATTTGTCGAGTAATGAGGATATCGTCTTTCAGATATTATTGTGACGTCCTTTTTGAAGCTATGAAGAATG AGCAACCATATGACAGCATTCCAAACTTCACTGCTGCTGATGCCTTGAGGATTACTGGTGTTGGAAGAAATGAATTTATTGATATTATGAATAAATGCAGATCAAAG AAGATAATGTGGAAGCTGAACAAATCAATTGCGAAAGAGTTGTTGCCTGCACAACCCGCAGACATAGCGATAGAACCATGGTGGGGGGTTCGGTTTGTCAACTTCACATTGGAAGAGTTCAAG AAACTTTCAGAAGAAGAGACATCAGCAATAGACAAAATATGTAAGGAGGAAGTCAATTCATATGTTCTATTTGACCCTGAGGTTATAAATGGTCTTTACAAAAGGGGAGGGGTATACTACGATGTACCAGTTTATCCCGATGACCGCTTCAGAG TTTCAAGACTTGAAGGTTTTGTTTCAAACAAGGATCAGTCCTATGAAGATCCAATTGAAGA GCTACTATATGCTGTATTTGTTGTATCAAGTGAAAATGCCACAGTTGCTGAATTGGCTAAAACTTTACAGGCTGACCTTTATCAACTCCAATCAGCTGCATCATTTGCTTGTAGACTGGGATGGGCAGTAAAGCTTATGGATACAGACTCCGTCCTTAGAGATTCAAGTACAGCTGCATTGCCCATCAACATTcttggtgatgatgatgatggttcACGTACTAGTATCAACTCAGAAAAGTCTTGTCAAGAATTGCTCAGCAATGATTCCGATGGACCTAGGAAAATCTCTGGAACTGCTTATGTGGGCTTTGTTGTGGATGCCAACGTAACTTCATACTTAATGATGGGTTCTCTATCTCCAG GGTTAAAGTCTCATGCTGTAACGTTGTATGAAGCTGGAAAACTCGGTTACTCTTGCATTGCTGATCTTTGCAATGATCTAGCTAGCTTAGAAGGAAAGAAGTTTGAGGGTGTGCTCCAGGAATTCGCAAATCATGCTTTTAGCCTTCGATGCTTCCTTGAGTGTTTGCTATCTGGTGGAACTTCACCAACTGAATCTAGTGAAGGAAACTATCAGGTCTGCCATTTGCCAGATGATTTGTCGTCGTCTTTAAGCAAGGAAGGCACCGAGGAGGGTGTTGGTAATGTAATTGAAAATGGCGGAGTCTCACATAAAACTAGAGATCCTGCCGATGATGGCCAAGATGGTGACATATCACAGCAGGAACACACAACGATTGATTCAGATGGATCTCCACATTCAACTACTATATCCGAAAGAAAGGAAAGCATAGTAAACAATGATTTTGATGGCAGCCAGACAGTTACTCAAAAAGACAGTAGCCAGACTACAGAACTGGATGGCTTAGCTGGTAACACCTCTGTGCCAAAGACTAAAAGAAATTACCGAGTTAACATTCTTCGCTGTGAGAGCTTAGCTTCATTGGCCCCATCAACGCTGGAAAGGCTACTTCTCAGGGACTATGACATCGTGGTATCTATGATCCCTCTTCCATATTCTTCAGTTATACCCAGCTCTGCTGGCCCAGTACATTTCGGTCCGCCTTCTTACTCCTCAATGACACCTTGGATGAAGCTTGCATTGTATACCTCCGGGAGTTGTGGCCCAATATCTGCCATTTTCATGAAAGGACAACGTCTGCGGTTGTTGCCTGAACCATTAGCCAGCTGTGAAAAGGCACTGATTTGGTCTTGGGATCACTCTGTGGTGGGTGGACTAGGAGGGATTTTTGAAGGGAACTTGGTAAAGGGAAGTCTTCTGTTGCATTACTTAAACTCGATGACAAAACATTCTGCCGTGATAGTGCAGCCACTGAGCATAAATGATCTCGATGAAACAGGAAACCTCGTAACCATGGATGTCCCATTGCCCCTAAAAGATGTTGATGGGTCAATCGCATCTGTGATAGCTGGCACCGACTTGCCTGAGGAGCAAATGTCAAATTTGACATCATTATTGGAAGACCTATCGTTTAAAGTTGAGCTGAGCACAGTTGGGTACCTTCGTCTAGTAAGGCTTCACAGGCTCAGCGAGTCCTTTGAACTTACAGAGAAAGAAAGTTACGAGTGGATACCTTTGAGCTTGGAATTTGGAATTCCCCTGTTCAATCCAAACCTCTGTGAAAGAATATGTGAAAGGGTTTTTGCATCACATATACTTCAGAAAGATGATATCTCTGAACACTATGAGTCTATGCAGAACGTGAGAAAAAGGCTGCGAGAACTTTGCACCGAGTACCAAGCAACCGGTCCAACAGCAAGGCTACTTAATCAGCGGGGAGGAGGCTCGAAGACTTCACCACGTCAACTCATGAACATTGTCAGTGGAAGATGGAGCCCGTTCCATGATTCATTGACACCTACCAATGGAGGGTCCCCGCATGAACATGTCCGACTGAACCTTGGAAGACGGCAGAAATGCTTTACTGAAGTTCTAAGCTTTGATGGCAGCATCCTCAG GTCGCACGCACTCGCTCCTGTTTATGAGGCTGCTACAAGATCTGTCACTGAAGATCAACCATCACCTTCTGCAGTGAAACTTGAGTCAGAAGATTCAGGTACCAAGGATGTGGTCCTACCAGGAGTCAATCTTATATTTGATGGCGCTGAGCTGCACCCGTTTGACATAAGTGCTTGCCTCCAAGCTCGCCAACCTATCTCGCTAATAGCTGAGGCGTCGGCAGCGTCATTGGCCATGAAATGA
- the LOC100842470 gene encoding protein FAM91A1 isoform X1, with amino-acid sequence MRSNPNYKHTPMCPRPPLPHAPFVEVRIGAAAACIVVRSSQTIEATGERGQDVEDAATDGGDGGGADDGEGDQGRVPVGDPLQAHPGRRRLQGGVAPKLYPYHLADYICRVMRISSFRYYCDVLFEAMKNEQPYDSIPNFTAADALRITGVGRNEFIDIMNKCRSKKIMWKLNKSIAKELLPAQPADIAIEPWWGVRFVNFTLEEFKKLSEEETSAIDKICKEEVNSYVLFDPEVINGLYKRGGVYYDVPVYPDDRFRVSRLEGFVSNKDQSYEDPIEELLYAVFVVSSENATVAELAKTLQADLYQLQSAASFACRLGWAVKLMDTDSVLRDSSTAALPINILGDDDDGSRTSINSEKSCQELLSNDSDGPRKISGTAYVGFVVDANVTSYLMMGSLSPGLKSHAVTLYEAGKLGYSCIADLCNDLASLEGKKFEGVLQEFANHAFSLRCFLECLLSGGTSPTESSEGNYQVCHLPDDLSSSLSKEGTEEGVGNVIENGGVSHKTRDPADDGQDGDISQQEHTTIDSDGSPHSTTISERKESIVNNDFDGSQTVTQKDSSQTTELDGLAGNTSVPKTKRNYRVNILRCESLASLAPSTLERLLLRDYDIVVSMIPLPYSSVIPSSAGPVHFGPPSYSSMTPWMKLALYTSGSCGPISAIFMKGQRLRLLPEPLASCEKALIWSWDHSVVGGLGGIFEGNLVKGSLLLHYLNSMTKHSAVIVQPLSINDLDETGNLVTMDVPLPLKDVDGSIASVIAGTDLPEEQMSNLTSLLEDLSFKVELSTVGYLRLVRLHRLSESFELTEKESYEWIPLSLEFGIPLFNPNLCERICERVFASHILQKDDISEHYESMQNVRKRLRELCTEYQATGPTARLLNQRGGGSKTSPRQLMNIVSGRWSPFHDSLTPTNGGSPHEHVRLNLGRRQKCFTEVLSFDGSILRSHALAPVYEAATRSVTEDQPSPSAVKLESEDSGTKDVVLPGVNLIFDGAELHPFDISACLQARQPISLIAEASAASLAMK; translated from the exons TTATATCCATACCATCTTGCAGACTACATTTGTCGAGTAATGAGGATATCGTCTTTCAGATATTATTGTGACGTCCTTTTTGAAGCTATGAAGAATG AGCAACCATATGACAGCATTCCAAACTTCACTGCTGCTGATGCCTTGAGGATTACTGGTGTTGGAAGAAATGAATTTATTGATATTATGAATAAATGCAGATCAAAG AAGATAATGTGGAAGCTGAACAAATCAATTGCGAAAGAGTTGTTGCCTGCACAACCCGCAGACATAGCGATAGAACCATGGTGGGGGGTTCGGTTTGTCAACTTCACATTGGAAGAGTTCAAG AAACTTTCAGAAGAAGAGACATCAGCAATAGACAAAATATGTAAGGAGGAAGTCAATTCATATGTTCTATTTGACCCTGAGGTTATAAATGGTCTTTACAAAAGGGGAGGGGTATACTACGATGTACCAGTTTATCCCGATGACCGCTTCAGAG TTTCAAGACTTGAAGGTTTTGTTTCAAACAAGGATCAGTCCTATGAAGATCCAATTGAAGA GCTACTATATGCTGTATTTGTTGTATCAAGTGAAAATGCCACAGTTGCTGAATTGGCTAAAACTTTACAGGCTGACCTTTATCAACTCCAATCAGCTGCATCATTTGCTTGTAGACTGGGATGGGCAGTAAAGCTTATGGATACAGACTCCGTCCTTAGAGATTCAAGTACAGCTGCATTGCCCATCAACATTcttggtgatgatgatgatggttcACGTACTAGTATCAACTCAGAAAAGTCTTGTCAAGAATTGCTCAGCAATGATTCCGATGGACCTAGGAAAATCTCTGGAACTGCTTATGTGGGCTTTGTTGTGGATGCCAACGTAACTTCATACTTAATGATGGGTTCTCTATCTCCAG GGTTAAAGTCTCATGCTGTAACGTTGTATGAAGCTGGAAAACTCGGTTACTCTTGCATTGCTGATCTTTGCAATGATCTAGCTAGCTTAGAAGGAAAGAAGTTTGAGGGTGTGCTCCAGGAATTCGCAAATCATGCTTTTAGCCTTCGATGCTTCCTTGAGTGTTTGCTATCTGGTGGAACTTCACCAACTGAATCTAGTGAAGGAAACTATCAGGTCTGCCATTTGCCAGATGATTTGTCGTCGTCTTTAAGCAAGGAAGGCACCGAGGAGGGTGTTGGTAATGTAATTGAAAATGGCGGAGTCTCACATAAAACTAGAGATCCTGCCGATGATGGCCAAGATGGTGACATATCACAGCAGGAACACACAACGATTGATTCAGATGGATCTCCACATTCAACTACTATATCCGAAAGAAAGGAAAGCATAGTAAACAATGATTTTGATGGCAGCCAGACAGTTACTCAAAAAGACAGTAGCCAGACTACAGAACTGGATGGCTTAGCTGGTAACACCTCTGTGCCAAAGACTAAAAGAAATTACCGAGTTAACATTCTTCGCTGTGAGAGCTTAGCTTCATTGGCCCCATCAACGCTGGAAAGGCTACTTCTCAGGGACTATGACATCGTGGTATCTATGATCCCTCTTCCATATTCTTCAGTTATACCCAGCTCTGCTGGCCCAGTACATTTCGGTCCGCCTTCTTACTCCTCAATGACACCTTGGATGAAGCTTGCATTGTATACCTCCGGGAGTTGTGGCCCAATATCTGCCATTTTCATGAAAGGACAACGTCTGCGGTTGTTGCCTGAACCATTAGCCAGCTGTGAAAAGGCACTGATTTGGTCTTGGGATCACTCTGTGGTGGGTGGACTAGGAGGGATTTTTGAAGGGAACTTGGTAAAGGGAAGTCTTCTGTTGCATTACTTAAACTCGATGACAAAACATTCTGCCGTGATAGTGCAGCCACTGAGCATAAATGATCTCGATGAAACAGGAAACCTCGTAACCATGGATGTCCCATTGCCCCTAAAAGATGTTGATGGGTCAATCGCATCTGTGATAGCTGGCACCGACTTGCCTGAGGAGCAAATGTCAAATTTGACATCATTATTGGAAGACCTATCGTTTAAAGTTGAGCTGAGCACAGTTGGGTACCTTCGTCTAGTAAGGCTTCACAGGCTCAGCGAGTCCTTTGAACTTACAGAGAAAGAAAGTTACGAGTGGATACCTTTGAGCTTGGAATTTGGAATTCCCCTGTTCAATCCAAACCTCTGTGAAAGAATATGTGAAAGGGTTTTTGCATCACATATACTTCAGAAAGATGATATCTCTGAACACTATGAGTCTATGCAGAACGTGAGAAAAAGGCTGCGAGAACTTTGCACCGAGTACCAAGCAACCGGTCCAACAGCAAGGCTACTTAATCAGCGGGGAGGAGGCTCGAAGACTTCACCACGTCAACTCATGAACATTGTCAGTGGAAGATGGAGCCCGTTCCATGATTCATTGACACCTACCAATGGAGGGTCCCCGCATGAACATGTCCGACTGAACCTTGGAAGACGGCAGAAATGCTTTACTGAAGTTCTAAGCTTTGATGGCAGCATCCTCAG GTCGCACGCACTCGCTCCTGTTTATGAGGCTGCTACAAGATCTGTCACTGAAGATCAACCATCACCTTCTGCAGTGAAACTTGAGTCAGAAGATTCAGGTACCAAGGATGTGGTCCTACCAGGAGTCAATCTTATATTTGATGGCGCTGAGCTGCACCCGTTTGACATAAGTGCTTGCCTCCAAGCTCGCCAACCTATCTCGCTAATAGCTGAGGCGTCGGCAGCGTCATTGGCCATGAAATGA
- the LOC100842470 gene encoding protein FAM91A1 isoform X3 has translation MRISSFRYYCDVLFEAMKNEQPYDSIPNFTAADALRITGVGRNEFIDIMNKCRSKKIMWKLNKSIAKELLPAQPADIAIEPWWGVRFVNFTLEEFKKLSEEETSAIDKICKEEVNSYVLFDPEVINGLYKRGGVYYDVPVYPDDRFRVSRLEGFVSNKDQSYEDPIEELLYAVFVVSSENATVAELAKTLQADLYQLQSAASFACRLGWAVKLMDTDSVLRDSSTAALPINILGDDDDGSRTSINSEKSCQELLSNDSDGPRKISGTAYVGFVVDANVTSYLMMGSLSPGLKSHAVTLYEAGKLGYSCIADLCNDLASLEGKKFEGVLQEFANHAFSLRCFLECLLSGGTSPTESSEGNYQVCHLPDDLSSSLSKEGTEEGVGNVIENGGVSHKTRDPADDGQDGDISQQEHTTIDSDGSPHSTTISERKESIVNNDFDGSQTVTQKDSSQTTELDGLAGNTSVPKTKRNYRVNILRCESLASLAPSTLERLLLRDYDIVVSMIPLPYSSVIPSSAGPVHFGPPSYSSMTPWMKLALYTSGSCGPISAIFMKGQRLRLLPEPLASCEKALIWSWDHSVVGGLGGIFEGNLVKGSLLLHYLNSMTKHSAVIVQPLSINDLDETGNLVTMDVPLPLKDVDGSIASVIAGTDLPEEQMSNLTSLLEDLSFKVELSTVGYLRLVRLHRLSESFELTEKESYEWIPLSLEFGIPLFNPNLCERICERVFASHILQKDDISEHYESMQNVRKRLRELCTEYQATGPTARLLNQRGGGSKTSPRQLMNIVSGRWSPFHDSLTPTNGGSPHEHVRLNLGRRQKCFTEVLSFDGSILRSHALAPVYEAATRSVTEDQPSPSAVKLESEDSGTKDVVLPGVNLIFDGAELHPFDISACLQARQPISLIAEASAASLAMK, from the exons ATGAGGATATCGTCTTTCAGATATTATTGTGACGTCCTTTTTGAAGCTATGAAGAATG AGCAACCATATGACAGCATTCCAAACTTCACTGCTGCTGATGCCTTGAGGATTACTGGTGTTGGAAGAAATGAATTTATTGATATTATGAATAAATGCAGATCAAAG AAGATAATGTGGAAGCTGAACAAATCAATTGCGAAAGAGTTGTTGCCTGCACAACCCGCAGACATAGCGATAGAACCATGGTGGGGGGTTCGGTTTGTCAACTTCACATTGGAAGAGTTCAAG AAACTTTCAGAAGAAGAGACATCAGCAATAGACAAAATATGTAAGGAGGAAGTCAATTCATATGTTCTATTTGACCCTGAGGTTATAAATGGTCTTTACAAAAGGGGAGGGGTATACTACGATGTACCAGTTTATCCCGATGACCGCTTCAGAG TTTCAAGACTTGAAGGTTTTGTTTCAAACAAGGATCAGTCCTATGAAGATCCAATTGAAGA GCTACTATATGCTGTATTTGTTGTATCAAGTGAAAATGCCACAGTTGCTGAATTGGCTAAAACTTTACAGGCTGACCTTTATCAACTCCAATCAGCTGCATCATTTGCTTGTAGACTGGGATGGGCAGTAAAGCTTATGGATACAGACTCCGTCCTTAGAGATTCAAGTACAGCTGCATTGCCCATCAACATTcttggtgatgatgatgatggttcACGTACTAGTATCAACTCAGAAAAGTCTTGTCAAGAATTGCTCAGCAATGATTCCGATGGACCTAGGAAAATCTCTGGAACTGCTTATGTGGGCTTTGTTGTGGATGCCAACGTAACTTCATACTTAATGATGGGTTCTCTATCTCCAG GGTTAAAGTCTCATGCTGTAACGTTGTATGAAGCTGGAAAACTCGGTTACTCTTGCATTGCTGATCTTTGCAATGATCTAGCTAGCTTAGAAGGAAAGAAGTTTGAGGGTGTGCTCCAGGAATTCGCAAATCATGCTTTTAGCCTTCGATGCTTCCTTGAGTGTTTGCTATCTGGTGGAACTTCACCAACTGAATCTAGTGAAGGAAACTATCAGGTCTGCCATTTGCCAGATGATTTGTCGTCGTCTTTAAGCAAGGAAGGCACCGAGGAGGGTGTTGGTAATGTAATTGAAAATGGCGGAGTCTCACATAAAACTAGAGATCCTGCCGATGATGGCCAAGATGGTGACATATCACAGCAGGAACACACAACGATTGATTCAGATGGATCTCCACATTCAACTACTATATCCGAAAGAAAGGAAAGCATAGTAAACAATGATTTTGATGGCAGCCAGACAGTTACTCAAAAAGACAGTAGCCAGACTACAGAACTGGATGGCTTAGCTGGTAACACCTCTGTGCCAAAGACTAAAAGAAATTACCGAGTTAACATTCTTCGCTGTGAGAGCTTAGCTTCATTGGCCCCATCAACGCTGGAAAGGCTACTTCTCAGGGACTATGACATCGTGGTATCTATGATCCCTCTTCCATATTCTTCAGTTATACCCAGCTCTGCTGGCCCAGTACATTTCGGTCCGCCTTCTTACTCCTCAATGACACCTTGGATGAAGCTTGCATTGTATACCTCCGGGAGTTGTGGCCCAATATCTGCCATTTTCATGAAAGGACAACGTCTGCGGTTGTTGCCTGAACCATTAGCCAGCTGTGAAAAGGCACTGATTTGGTCTTGGGATCACTCTGTGGTGGGTGGACTAGGAGGGATTTTTGAAGGGAACTTGGTAAAGGGAAGTCTTCTGTTGCATTACTTAAACTCGATGACAAAACATTCTGCCGTGATAGTGCAGCCACTGAGCATAAATGATCTCGATGAAACAGGAAACCTCGTAACCATGGATGTCCCATTGCCCCTAAAAGATGTTGATGGGTCAATCGCATCTGTGATAGCTGGCACCGACTTGCCTGAGGAGCAAATGTCAAATTTGACATCATTATTGGAAGACCTATCGTTTAAAGTTGAGCTGAGCACAGTTGGGTACCTTCGTCTAGTAAGGCTTCACAGGCTCAGCGAGTCCTTTGAACTTACAGAGAAAGAAAGTTACGAGTGGATACCTTTGAGCTTGGAATTTGGAATTCCCCTGTTCAATCCAAACCTCTGTGAAAGAATATGTGAAAGGGTTTTTGCATCACATATACTTCAGAAAGATGATATCTCTGAACACTATGAGTCTATGCAGAACGTGAGAAAAAGGCTGCGAGAACTTTGCACCGAGTACCAAGCAACCGGTCCAACAGCAAGGCTACTTAATCAGCGGGGAGGAGGCTCGAAGACTTCACCACGTCAACTCATGAACATTGTCAGTGGAAGATGGAGCCCGTTCCATGATTCATTGACACCTACCAATGGAGGGTCCCCGCATGAACATGTCCGACTGAACCTTGGAAGACGGCAGAAATGCTTTACTGAAGTTCTAAGCTTTGATGGCAGCATCCTCAG GTCGCACGCACTCGCTCCTGTTTATGAGGCTGCTACAAGATCTGTCACTGAAGATCAACCATCACCTTCTGCAGTGAAACTTGAGTCAGAAGATTCAGGTACCAAGGATGTGGTCCTACCAGGAGTCAATCTTATATTTGATGGCGCTGAGCTGCACCCGTTTGACATAAGTGCTTGCCTCCAAGCTCGCCAACCTATCTCGCTAATAGCTGAGGCGTCGGCAGCGTCATTGGCCATGAAATGA
- the LOC100842470 gene encoding protein FAM91A1 isoform X4 — translation MNKCRSKKIMWKLNKSIAKELLPAQPADIAIEPWWGVRFVNFTLEEFKKLSEEETSAIDKICKEEVNSYVLFDPEVINGLYKRGGVYYDVPVYPDDRFRVSRLEGFVSNKDQSYEDPIEELLYAVFVVSSENATVAELAKTLQADLYQLQSAASFACRLGWAVKLMDTDSVLRDSSTAALPINILGDDDDGSRTSINSEKSCQELLSNDSDGPRKISGTAYVGFVVDANVTSYLMMGSLSPGLKSHAVTLYEAGKLGYSCIADLCNDLASLEGKKFEGVLQEFANHAFSLRCFLECLLSGGTSPTESSEGNYQVCHLPDDLSSSLSKEGTEEGVGNVIENGGVSHKTRDPADDGQDGDISQQEHTTIDSDGSPHSTTISERKESIVNNDFDGSQTVTQKDSSQTTELDGLAGNTSVPKTKRNYRVNILRCESLASLAPSTLERLLLRDYDIVVSMIPLPYSSVIPSSAGPVHFGPPSYSSMTPWMKLALYTSGSCGPISAIFMKGQRLRLLPEPLASCEKALIWSWDHSVVGGLGGIFEGNLVKGSLLLHYLNSMTKHSAVIVQPLSINDLDETGNLVTMDVPLPLKDVDGSIASVIAGTDLPEEQMSNLTSLLEDLSFKVELSTVGYLRLVRLHRLSESFELTEKESYEWIPLSLEFGIPLFNPNLCERICERVFASHILQKDDISEHYESMQNVRKRLRELCTEYQATGPTARLLNQRGGGSKTSPRQLMNIVSGRWSPFHDSLTPTNGGSPHEHVRLNLGRRQKCFTEVLSFDGSILRSHALAPVYEAATRSVTEDQPSPSAVKLESEDSGTKDVVLPGVNLIFDGAELHPFDISACLQARQPISLIAEASAASLAMK, via the exons ATGAATAAATGCAGATCAAAG AAGATAATGTGGAAGCTGAACAAATCAATTGCGAAAGAGTTGTTGCCTGCACAACCCGCAGACATAGCGATAGAACCATGGTGGGGGGTTCGGTTTGTCAACTTCACATTGGAAGAGTTCAAG AAACTTTCAGAAGAAGAGACATCAGCAATAGACAAAATATGTAAGGAGGAAGTCAATTCATATGTTCTATTTGACCCTGAGGTTATAAATGGTCTTTACAAAAGGGGAGGGGTATACTACGATGTACCAGTTTATCCCGATGACCGCTTCAGAG TTTCAAGACTTGAAGGTTTTGTTTCAAACAAGGATCAGTCCTATGAAGATCCAATTGAAGA GCTACTATATGCTGTATTTGTTGTATCAAGTGAAAATGCCACAGTTGCTGAATTGGCTAAAACTTTACAGGCTGACCTTTATCAACTCCAATCAGCTGCATCATTTGCTTGTAGACTGGGATGGGCAGTAAAGCTTATGGATACAGACTCCGTCCTTAGAGATTCAAGTACAGCTGCATTGCCCATCAACATTcttggtgatgatgatgatggttcACGTACTAGTATCAACTCAGAAAAGTCTTGTCAAGAATTGCTCAGCAATGATTCCGATGGACCTAGGAAAATCTCTGGAACTGCTTATGTGGGCTTTGTTGTGGATGCCAACGTAACTTCATACTTAATGATGGGTTCTCTATCTCCAG GGTTAAAGTCTCATGCTGTAACGTTGTATGAAGCTGGAAAACTCGGTTACTCTTGCATTGCTGATCTTTGCAATGATCTAGCTAGCTTAGAAGGAAAGAAGTTTGAGGGTGTGCTCCAGGAATTCGCAAATCATGCTTTTAGCCTTCGATGCTTCCTTGAGTGTTTGCTATCTGGTGGAACTTCACCAACTGAATCTAGTGAAGGAAACTATCAGGTCTGCCATTTGCCAGATGATTTGTCGTCGTCTTTAAGCAAGGAAGGCACCGAGGAGGGTGTTGGTAATGTAATTGAAAATGGCGGAGTCTCACATAAAACTAGAGATCCTGCCGATGATGGCCAAGATGGTGACATATCACAGCAGGAACACACAACGATTGATTCAGATGGATCTCCACATTCAACTACTATATCCGAAAGAAAGGAAAGCATAGTAAACAATGATTTTGATGGCAGCCAGACAGTTACTCAAAAAGACAGTAGCCAGACTACAGAACTGGATGGCTTAGCTGGTAACACCTCTGTGCCAAAGACTAAAAGAAATTACCGAGTTAACATTCTTCGCTGTGAGAGCTTAGCTTCATTGGCCCCATCAACGCTGGAAAGGCTACTTCTCAGGGACTATGACATCGTGGTATCTATGATCCCTCTTCCATATTCTTCAGTTATACCCAGCTCTGCTGGCCCAGTACATTTCGGTCCGCCTTCTTACTCCTCAATGACACCTTGGATGAAGCTTGCATTGTATACCTCCGGGAGTTGTGGCCCAATATCTGCCATTTTCATGAAAGGACAACGTCTGCGGTTGTTGCCTGAACCATTAGCCAGCTGTGAAAAGGCACTGATTTGGTCTTGGGATCACTCTGTGGTGGGTGGACTAGGAGGGATTTTTGAAGGGAACTTGGTAAAGGGAAGTCTTCTGTTGCATTACTTAAACTCGATGACAAAACATTCTGCCGTGATAGTGCAGCCACTGAGCATAAATGATCTCGATGAAACAGGAAACCTCGTAACCATGGATGTCCCATTGCCCCTAAAAGATGTTGATGGGTCAATCGCATCTGTGATAGCTGGCACCGACTTGCCTGAGGAGCAAATGTCAAATTTGACATCATTATTGGAAGACCTATCGTTTAAAGTTGAGCTGAGCACAGTTGGGTACCTTCGTCTAGTAAGGCTTCACAGGCTCAGCGAGTCCTTTGAACTTACAGAGAAAGAAAGTTACGAGTGGATACCTTTGAGCTTGGAATTTGGAATTCCCCTGTTCAATCCAAACCTCTGTGAAAGAATATGTGAAAGGGTTTTTGCATCACATATACTTCAGAAAGATGATATCTCTGAACACTATGAGTCTATGCAGAACGTGAGAAAAAGGCTGCGAGAACTTTGCACCGAGTACCAAGCAACCGGTCCAACAGCAAGGCTACTTAATCAGCGGGGAGGAGGCTCGAAGACTTCACCACGTCAACTCATGAACATTGTCAGTGGAAGATGGAGCCCGTTCCATGATTCATTGACACCTACCAATGGAGGGTCCCCGCATGAACATGTCCGACTGAACCTTGGAAGACGGCAGAAATGCTTTACTGAAGTTCTAAGCTTTGATGGCAGCATCCTCAG GTCGCACGCACTCGCTCCTGTTTATGAGGCTGCTACAAGATCTGTCACTGAAGATCAACCATCACCTTCTGCAGTGAAACTTGAGTCAGAAGATTCAGGTACCAAGGATGTGGTCCTACCAGGAGTCAATCTTATATTTGATGGCGCTGAGCTGCACCCGTTTGACATAAGTGCTTGCCTCCAAGCTCGCCAACCTATCTCGCTAATAGCTGAGGCGTCGGCAGCGTCATTGGCCATGAAATGA